A genome region from Microbacterium sp. CGR2 includes the following:
- the def gene encoding peptide deformylase, giving the protein MAVLPIRIMGDPVLHSPASPVEEVTDDVRALVADMFETMDAAPGVGLAAPQVGVPLRIYTYAYTDDDDQPWRGVLINPVLWMVPLEPGDPDPDLESEGCLSFPGERFPLRRSERVHVTATDLEGQPVTIDVDGWRARIMQHEFDHLDGILYVDRLSDSDWKTVQKIARKRGWGRTGVSWVPGIDDLEG; this is encoded by the coding sequence GTGGCTGTACTTCCGATTCGCATCATGGGCGACCCCGTCCTGCACTCCCCCGCATCCCCCGTCGAAGAGGTCACGGACGATGTCCGCGCACTCGTCGCCGACATGTTCGAGACCATGGATGCCGCCCCCGGCGTCGGACTCGCCGCTCCGCAGGTCGGCGTACCGCTGCGCATCTACACCTACGCCTACACCGACGATGACGACCAGCCGTGGCGCGGTGTGCTCATCAACCCTGTCCTGTGGATGGTGCCGCTCGAACCGGGTGACCCCGATCCGGACCTCGAATCGGAAGGATGCCTCTCCTTCCCCGGCGAGCGATTCCCCCTGCGTCGCTCGGAGCGCGTGCACGTCACCGCGACCGACCTCGAGGGACAGCCGGTCACGATCGACGTCGACGGCTGGCGCGCCCGCATCATGCAGCACGAGTTCGACCACCTCGACGGCATCCTCTATGTCGACCGGCTTTCCGACAGTGACTGGAAAACGGTGCAGAAGATAGCACGCAAGCGAGGATGGGGTCGCACTGGAGTCAGCTGGGTGCCGGGAATCGACGACCTCGAAGGCTGA
- a CDS encoding glycerophosphodiester phosphodiesterase family protein, with protein MRTRTLTLAAAAGIVGLSLVATPAVAAQPEKVSVITTAHRGAMAYAPENTLAAFEVGIEQKATWIESDVQLSKDGVPILIHDTTLTRTTNVEEVFPDRAPWKVADFTLEEIKQLDAGSWFGEEFAGEPVPTLAEMVAQVRSSRSGIIMELKAPELYPGVEQEVIDVFASFPGYLKSAVASERLAVQSFNWDSMATYAELQPEVPVGLLGTVPVADLPTYGEWADQVNPNFGAVTADYVDAVHAAGMVINTYTVNDVADMARMLDYGVDGIITNRPDVLEDLLAQRNIDKR; from the coding sequence ATGCGCACTCGCACCCTCACACTGGCCGCCGCGGCCGGTATCGTCGGGCTCTCGCTCGTCGCCACCCCTGCTGTCGCCGCTCAACCGGAGAAAGTCTCGGTCATCACCACCGCGCACCGCGGCGCCATGGCCTATGCGCCCGAGAACACGCTCGCCGCGTTCGAGGTGGGAATCGAGCAGAAGGCCACCTGGATCGAGTCTGACGTGCAACTCAGCAAGGATGGCGTGCCCATCTTGATCCACGACACCACCCTGACCCGCACCACGAACGTCGAGGAGGTGTTCCCGGACCGCGCACCGTGGAAGGTCGCCGACTTCACACTCGAGGAGATCAAGCAGCTCGACGCCGGATCGTGGTTCGGCGAGGAGTTCGCCGGCGAGCCGGTCCCCACACTCGCGGAGATGGTGGCGCAGGTGCGGTCGAGCCGGTCGGGCATCATCATGGAGCTCAAGGCGCCGGAGCTGTACCCGGGCGTCGAGCAGGAGGTCATCGACGTCTTCGCGTCGTTCCCGGGCTACCTCAAGTCGGCGGTCGCCAGCGAGCGTCTCGCGGTGCAGAGTTTCAACTGGGACTCGATGGCGACCTACGCCGAGCTTCAGCCCGAGGTGCCGGTGGGTCTGCTCGGCACCGTGCCCGTCGCCGACCTTCCCACCTACGGCGAGTGGGCCGACCAGGTCAACCCGAACTTCGGCGCCGTGACGGCCGACTACGTCGACGCCGTGCACGCGGCCGGCATGGTGATCAACACCTACACGGTCAACGACGTCGCCGACATGGCGCGGATGCTCGACTACGGCGTGGACGGGATCATCACCAACCGTCCCGACGTGCTGGAAGACCTGCTCGCTCAGCGCAACATCGACAAGCGCTGA
- the tal gene encoding transaldolase, translating into MSTPTAQLAAAGVSIWLDDLSRTRISSGNLAELIEARDVTGVTTNPTIFANAITDKNDTSYDAQVTELAASGASAEEAVFAATTQDVAAALDVFRPVWEKSGHVDGRVSIEVSPDLAHDTAGTVAQAKELWAKIDRPNLLVKIPATKAGLPAITEAIAAGISVNVTLIFSLERYAEVIDAYLTGLERAHSADFDLSNIHSVASFFVSRVDTETDKRLSAVGTDAANALKSKAGLANARLAYELFEHTFAEKRAQDLLAVGANLQRPLWASTGVKDPALPDTLYVTELVAQGVVNTMPEKTLEATADHAVITGDTITGGYDEARAVFAGIADAGIDFDDVTRVLEEEGVAKFIDSWHDLLAQVTEALEAQR; encoded by the coding sequence ATGAGCACCCCCACCGCACAGCTCGCCGCCGCAGGTGTCAGCATCTGGCTCGACGACCTTTCCCGCACCCGTATCTCCTCCGGCAACCTCGCCGAGCTGATCGAGGCCCGCGACGTCACCGGCGTCACGACCAACCCGACGATCTTCGCCAACGCGATCACCGACAAGAACGACACGTCGTACGACGCGCAGGTCACCGAGCTCGCCGCATCCGGGGCCAGCGCCGAGGAGGCCGTCTTCGCGGCGACCACCCAGGACGTGGCCGCTGCTCTCGACGTGTTCCGCCCCGTCTGGGAGAAGTCGGGCCACGTCGACGGGCGCGTCTCGATCGAGGTCTCCCCCGATCTCGCGCACGACACCGCGGGGACGGTCGCGCAGGCGAAGGAGCTGTGGGCGAAGATCGACCGCCCCAACCTCCTGGTGAAGATTCCCGCGACGAAGGCCGGGCTTCCCGCGATCACCGAAGCGATCGCGGCGGGCATCAGCGTCAACGTCACGCTCATCTTCAGCCTCGAGCGCTACGCCGAGGTCATCGACGCCTACCTGACGGGTCTCGAGCGCGCACACAGCGCAGATTTCGACCTCTCGAACATCCACTCGGTCGCATCGTTCTTCGTGTCGCGCGTCGACACCGAGACCGACAAGCGCCTGTCGGCGGTCGGAACCGACGCCGCGAACGCGCTGAAGAGCAAGGCGGGCCTCGCCAACGCTCGTCTGGCCTACGAGCTGTTCGAGCACACGTTCGCGGAGAAGCGCGCGCAGGATCTGCTGGCCGTGGGAGCCAACCTGCAGCGCCCGCTGTGGGCATCGACCGGCGTCAAGGACCCCGCTCTCCCCGACACGCTGTACGTCACCGAGCTCGTGGCTCAGGGAGTCGTGAACACGATGCCTGAGAAGACGCTCGAGGCGACGGCGGACCACGCGGTCATCACCGGTGACACGATCACGGGCGGCTACGACGAGGCACGCGCGGTCTTCGCCGGAATCGCCGACGCCGGAATCGATTTCGACGACGTCACGCGGGTTCTGGAAGAGGAGGGCGTCGCGAAGTTCATCGACTCCTGGCACGACCTGCTCGCCCAGGTCACCGAAGCGCTCGAGGCGCAGCGATGA
- the zwf gene encoding glucose-6-phosphate dehydrogenase has protein sequence MSVPISRGQNPLRDPDDRRLNRIAGPSALVIFGVTGDLSRKKLMPAVYDLANRGLLPPGFALVGFARRDWEDQDFAQVVYDAVKQHARTPFREETWEQLLQGIRFVSGEFDNPDSFRKLRETVEKLDVERGTMGNHAYYLSIPPKDFPLVAKQLKDSGLVGENSDDDERWRRVVIEKPFGHDLESARALNAALEVAFPADSIFRIDHYLGKETVQNILALRFANELYEPIWNRNYVDHVQITMAEDIGVGGRAGYYDGIGAARDVIQNHLLQLLALTAMEEPISLSAEHLRNEKEKVLAAVHVPEDLSLATARGQYDGGWQGGEQVTGFLAEEGMNPESTTETYAAIKLEIDTRRWAGVPFYLRTGKRLGRRVTEIAVVFNRAPQHLFGRGNSSELGQNALVIRVQPDEGVTIRFGSKVPGSGSNVRDVTMDFGYGHAFTEASPEAYERLILDVLLGDPPLFPRHEEVELSWKILDPVEKYWAAVGGPVEQYPPGSWGPASADDLLARDGRVWRRP, from the coding sequence ATGTCTGTTCCCATCTCGCGCGGGCAGAACCCGCTGCGTGACCCCGACGACCGCCGTCTCAACCGGATCGCGGGGCCCAGCGCGCTCGTGATCTTCGGCGTCACCGGAGACCTGTCACGCAAGAAGCTCATGCCCGCCGTCTACGACCTCGCCAACCGCGGTCTGCTCCCGCCCGGGTTCGCCCTCGTCGGGTTCGCTCGCCGCGATTGGGAGGATCAGGACTTCGCGCAGGTCGTCTACGACGCCGTCAAGCAGCACGCCCGAACCCCGTTCCGCGAGGAGACATGGGAGCAGCTGCTGCAGGGCATCCGCTTCGTGTCGGGTGAGTTCGACAACCCGGATTCGTTCCGCAAGCTCCGCGAGACGGTGGAGAAGCTCGACGTCGAACGTGGCACGATGGGCAACCACGCGTACTACCTGTCGATCCCGCCGAAGGACTTCCCGCTCGTCGCGAAGCAGCTGAAGGACTCCGGGCTGGTCGGCGAGAACAGCGACGACGACGAGCGCTGGCGCCGGGTGGTCATCGAGAAGCCCTTCGGCCACGATCTCGAGTCCGCACGCGCTCTCAACGCGGCGCTCGAGGTGGCGTTCCCCGCCGACTCGATCTTCCGCATCGACCACTACCTCGGCAAAGAGACCGTGCAGAACATCCTGGCGCTGCGTTTCGCCAACGAGCTGTACGAACCGATCTGGAACCGCAACTACGTCGACCATGTGCAGATCACCATGGCCGAAGACATCGGTGTGGGAGGTCGTGCCGGGTACTACGACGGCATCGGCGCGGCGCGCGACGTCATCCAGAACCACCTGTTGCAACTGCTCGCACTCACTGCCATGGAAGAGCCGATCAGCCTGTCCGCAGAGCACCTGCGCAACGAGAAGGAGAAGGTGCTCGCTGCCGTGCACGTGCCCGAAGACCTGTCTCTGGCGACGGCACGCGGTCAGTACGACGGCGGGTGGCAGGGCGGCGAACAGGTCACCGGCTTCCTCGCCGAAGAGGGGATGAACCCCGAATCGACCACCGAGACCTATGCGGCGATCAAGTTGGAGATCGACACTCGCCGCTGGGCCGGCGTGCCGTTCTACCTCCGCACCGGCAAGCGCCTGGGTCGGCGGGTCACCGAGATCGCTGTCGTGTTCAACCGAGCGCCGCAGCATCTGTTCGGCCGGGGCAACTCGTCCGAGCTCGGCCAGAACGCACTCGTGATCCGTGTTCAGCCCGACGAGGGCGTCACGATCCGGTTCGGTTCGAAGGTGCCGGGCAGCGGCTCCAACGTCCGCGATGTCACCATGGACTTCGGCTACGGCCACGCCTTCACCGAGGCGAGCCCGGAGGCGTACGAGCGGCTCATCCTCGATGTCCTGCTCGGCGATCCGCCCCTGTTCCCCCGCCACGAAGAGGTCGAACTCTCCTGGAAGATCCTCGACCCCGTCGAGAAGTACTGGGCAGCCGTCGGCGGCCCCGTCGAGCAGTACCCACCGGGATCGTGGGGTCCGGCATCCGCCGACGACCTGCTGGCCCGAGATGGACGAGTCTGGAGACGCCCGTGA
- the pgl gene encoding 6-phosphogluconolactonase — protein MQVSSAEKRVVVESTPAVLATRVADRFLTRLHARTRNGRIAHIALTGGSMGAAVLRATAESARSAEIDWSLVHFWWGDERYLARDDADRNSFQSREALLDQIDVPRENVHEVAGPDSGLTLDESAAAYAEELARYGTDDNPWPSFAVCFLGVGPDGHIASLFPDRDEVTMTDAAALPVRNSPKPPPERVTLTRPVLNSSKRVWLVLTGADKASALGLALAGASYTSVPAAGAKGRKRTVFFVDEAAASEVSPDLIDQAY, from the coding sequence ATGCAGGTATCGTCCGCAGAGAAGCGGGTCGTGGTCGAATCCACGCCTGCCGTCCTCGCCACTCGAGTCGCCGATCGCTTCCTCACGCGTCTTCACGCCAGGACGCGCAACGGGAGGATCGCCCACATCGCTCTGACGGGCGGTTCCATGGGCGCGGCCGTGCTGCGCGCGACGGCCGAGAGTGCCCGATCTGCCGAGATCGATTGGTCGCTGGTGCATTTCTGGTGGGGAGACGAGCGCTACCTCGCGCGCGACGATGCCGACCGCAATTCCTTCCAGTCCCGGGAGGCGCTGCTCGACCAGATCGATGTTCCGCGCGAGAACGTGCACGAGGTGGCCGGGCCCGACAGCGGTCTCACCCTCGACGAGTCCGCGGCCGCCTATGCGGAGGAGCTCGCTCGCTACGGCACCGATGACAACCCGTGGCCATCGTTTGCGGTGTGCTTCCTCGGCGTCGGCCCTGACGGTCACATCGCCTCGCTTTTCCCCGATCGCGATGAGGTCACGATGACGGATGCCGCAGCGTTGCCCGTGCGCAACTCACCGAAGCCGCCTCCGGAGCGCGTGACGCTGACCCGCCCGGTCCTCAACTCGTCGAAGCGCGTGTGGCTGGTGCTCACCGGGGCCGACAAGGCGTCCGCGCTCGGGCTGGCCCTTGCCGGCGCGAGCTACACCAGCGTCCCCGCCGCGGGAGCCAAGGGTCGCAAGCGGACGGTGTTCTTCGTCGACGAGGCAGCCGCTTCCGAGGTATCCCCCGACCTGATCGATCAGGCGTACTGA
- a CDS encoding ATP-binding cassette domain-containing protein: protein MSRRPESPNAIECSDLVIDRVGHGAPTRAVDGVTFSLAPGELICVAGPTGSGKSSLVAALAGSTDPSVRIVGGRAQVCGVDVRKPGRKHRILTYRTGFVPQGAGADLPPRLTVSEVIAEPILIRERRVNSKALSIRVATLLDELHLPLGTAAKFPYELSAGMRQRVAIARSFVLEPRVLIADEVLANLDLEVRPVVFDAITRRREEESMAALLVTNDAAFIRELNAETLMLRGGHVVARGVGKDLLWAPNAETDSRA from the coding sequence ATGTCTCGCAGGCCCGAATCCCCGAACGCCATCGAGTGCTCGGATCTGGTGATCGACCGCGTCGGGCACGGTGCTCCCACGCGTGCCGTCGACGGCGTGACGTTCTCGCTCGCTCCGGGTGAGCTCATCTGCGTCGCCGGACCCACCGGTTCGGGAAAGTCCTCTCTCGTCGCGGCCCTCGCCGGCTCCACCGACCCGTCGGTCCGGATCGTCGGGGGAAGGGCGCAGGTGTGCGGTGTCGATGTGCGCAAGCCGGGGCGCAAGCACCGCATCCTCACGTATCGCACCGGGTTCGTCCCGCAGGGTGCCGGGGCAGACCTTCCTCCGCGGTTGACGGTGAGCGAGGTGATCGCCGAACCGATCCTGATCCGCGAGCGCCGAGTGAACTCCAAGGCGCTGTCGATCCGTGTCGCGACGCTGCTCGACGAGCTGCACCTGCCGCTCGGGACCGCCGCGAAGTTTCCGTACGAATTGAGCGCCGGTATGCGCCAGCGGGTCGCGATCGCGCGATCGTTCGTGTTGGAGCCGCGGGTGCTGATCGCTGACGAGGTTCTTGCGAATCTCGACCTCGAGGTGCGTCCGGTGGTGTTCGACGCGATCACCCGGCGCCGGGAGGAAGAGTCGATGGCGGCCTTGCTCGTCACCAATGACGCCGCCTTCATCCGCGAGTTGAATGCGGAGACGCTCATGCTCCGCGGCGGTCATGTCGTCGCTCGGGGCGTCGGCAAGGACCTGCTCTGGGCACCGAACGCCGAGACGGATTCGCGCGCCTGA
- a CDS encoding glucose-6-phosphate isomerase, which translates to MTFAIHTSGAARAAIDEVVPALVRDLVASRITGGDSTLWGPAAEAEAAVRLGWVEAVSVSRPLVAEITALRDALTAKGVTRVVLAGMGGSSLAPEVIAQTAGVPLTILDSTAPGQVLAALDAGLSATVLVVSSKSGSTVETDSQRRTFEAAFRDLGIDPTERIVVVTDPGSPLDVSAREAGYRVFNADPNVGGRYSALTAFGLVPAGLAGVDIDELLNEAEASLLEVAVDSAENPGLRLGAAIAATQPRRDKLGLVTDGTHINGLPDWIEQLIAESTGKEGTGILPVVLLPVSPELDAKPADLQIVRIVDDANEFHLHERHEGEILVSGTLGAQLVVWEYATAIAGHLLGINPFDQPDVESAKIAARGLLDARPEPTTPAFTENGIEVRVSDPTLAVSGNIEGVLDALWAQLPADGYVSIQAYVNRLEVPQLQGLRELVAADSGRPTTFGWGPRFLHSTGQYHKGGPAQGVFLQILERTDVDLEIPERPFTFGQLIQAQAAGDAGVLAEHGRPVVSLTITESSDDVLALFEAAQK; encoded by the coding sequence ATGACGTTCGCCATCCACACATCCGGCGCCGCACGCGCTGCGATCGACGAGGTCGTCCCGGCGCTGGTCCGCGACCTCGTCGCCTCCCGCATCACCGGCGGCGATTCCACGCTCTGGGGCCCCGCTGCGGAGGCCGAAGCGGCTGTGCGACTGGGATGGGTCGAGGCGGTATCCGTCTCGCGGCCGCTGGTCGCCGAGATCACCGCTCTCCGTGACGCTCTCACGGCGAAGGGCGTCACGCGTGTCGTCCTCGCGGGTATGGGCGGTTCGTCGCTCGCCCCCGAGGTGATCGCGCAGACCGCCGGTGTTCCGCTGACGATCCTCGACTCGACCGCTCCCGGTCAGGTGCTCGCCGCGCTCGATGCGGGACTCTCCGCCACCGTCCTCGTCGTGTCATCCAAGTCGGGTTCCACGGTCGAGACGGATTCGCAGCGCCGCACTTTCGAAGCGGCGTTCCGCGACCTCGGAATCGATCCCACCGAGCGCATCGTCGTCGTCACGGACCCCGGTTCCCCGCTCGACGTCTCCGCTCGCGAGGCCGGGTACCGCGTGTTCAACGCAGACCCGAATGTCGGTGGCCGTTACTCGGCACTCACCGCCTTCGGACTCGTGCCCGCCGGCCTCGCCGGTGTCGACATCGACGAGCTCCTCAATGAGGCAGAGGCTTCGCTGCTCGAGGTCGCCGTCGACTCCGCTGAGAACCCCGGCCTGCGTCTGGGAGCGGCCATCGCGGCGACCCAGCCTCGTCGCGACAAGCTCGGTCTCGTCACCGACGGCACGCACATCAACGGTCTTCCGGACTGGATCGAACAGCTCATCGCCGAATCCACGGGCAAGGAGGGCACCGGAATCCTGCCGGTCGTCCTGCTGCCCGTGTCGCCGGAACTCGATGCGAAACCCGCCGACCTGCAGATCGTCCGCATCGTCGATGACGCCAACGAGTTCCATCTCCACGAGCGCCATGAAGGCGAGATCCTCGTCAGCGGCACTCTGGGTGCGCAGCTCGTCGTCTGGGAATACGCCACGGCGATCGCGGGACACCTGCTGGGGATCAACCCGTTCGATCAGCCGGACGTCGAGTCCGCGAAGATCGCCGCCCGCGGACTCCTCGACGCACGCCCCGAGCCCACGACTCCCGCGTTCACGGAGAACGGCATCGAGGTGCGCGTCTCCGACCCGACGCTCGCGGTCTCGGGGAATATCGAGGGCGTGCTGGATGCTCTCTGGGCGCAGCTGCCCGCCGACGGCTACGTGTCGATCCAGGCGTACGTCAACAGGCTCGAGGTCCCGCAGCTCCAGGGCCTGCGCGAGCTCGTCGCCGCCGACTCCGGACGTCCGACCACCTTCGGCTGGGGCCCGCGTTTCCTGCACTCCACCGGCCAGTACCACAAGGGCGGACCGGCGCAGGGTGTCTTCCTGCAGATCCTGGAGCGCACCGACGTCGACCTCGAGATCCCCGAGCGGCCCTTCACGTTCGGTCAGCTCATCCAGGCACAGGCGGCCGGCGATGCCGGCGTGCTCGCCGAGCACGGCCGTCCGGTCGTCTCCTTGACGATCACGGAGTCCTCGGACGACGTCCTCGCCCTCTTCGAAGCCGCCCAGAAGTAG
- a CDS encoding DMT family transporter — protein sequence MNGAEDVGDQLVGAFQNPGLLLGIPLALAGAVFMSLGAQYQHRGVEKVERLSGSNGSSGLTLNQLKRLLTRPSWIAGTLMLAMAVVCQLAALVQAPLIVVQPLGAIALVMTTLLNARVSGHSPTKQSITAIICCVGGIFLFVFFAAIFATEKAVTERQLFVILAMLLVVIIVLGACWLILRHRMRALFYVIGAGILYGFVATLAKVVIKRIEAGEFEWITGVCVLALVAAAAVGAYFVQTAYSSGPPDLVIAGLTVVDPLVAVLIGMVVLGEASAAPPWVLVIFAIAGGIAVWGVVGLARYHPQVLSDSQDLGIPRGSGPSSSTPSPEPETRQDPEAR from the coding sequence ATGAACGGGGCGGAAGACGTCGGCGACCAGCTCGTCGGTGCGTTTCAGAACCCTGGCCTTCTGCTCGGGATTCCGCTCGCCCTTGCGGGGGCGGTCTTCATGTCTCTCGGTGCGCAGTATCAGCACCGCGGGGTGGAGAAGGTCGAGCGGCTGAGCGGTTCGAACGGATCATCCGGCCTCACTCTGAATCAGCTCAAGCGTCTGCTGACCCGGCCGTCGTGGATCGCCGGCACACTCATGCTCGCCATGGCCGTGGTGTGTCAGCTCGCCGCGCTCGTGCAGGCGCCCCTGATCGTCGTCCAGCCGCTGGGCGCGATCGCGCTCGTGATGACCACGCTGCTGAACGCCCGCGTCTCCGGCCACTCACCGACCAAGCAGTCCATCACCGCGATCATCTGCTGTGTCGGCGGCATCTTCCTCTTCGTCTTCTTCGCGGCCATCTTCGCCACTGAGAAGGCAGTCACAGAGCGGCAGCTCTTCGTCATCCTCGCGATGCTGCTCGTCGTGATCATCGTCCTCGGCGCATGCTGGCTGATCCTCCGCCACCGCATGCGCGCGCTGTTCTACGTCATCGGTGCCGGTATCCTCTACGGCTTCGTCGCCACTTTGGCGAAGGTCGTCATCAAGCGCATCGAGGCCGGCGAATTCGAATGGATCACCGGCGTCTGCGTTCTCGCGCTGGTCGCGGCGGCGGCGGTCGGCGCATACTTCGTGCAGACGGCCTACAGCTCGGGGCCTCCCGACCTCGTGATCGCCGGACTCACAGTCGTCGACCCGCTGGTCGCTGTCCTGATCGGCATGGTCGTGCTCGGCGAGGCGTCGGCGGCGCCGCCGTGGGTGCTCGTGATCTTCGCCATCGCGGGAGGCATCGCCGTCTGGGGGGTCGTGGGGCTCGCCCGTTATCACCCGCAAGTGCTCAGCGACAGCCAGGATCTCGGCATCCCGAGAGGGAGCGGACCATCGTCCTCGACGCCTTCGCCCGAGCCCGAGACGCGCCAGGATCCCGAGGCTCGCTGA
- a CDS encoding septum formation family protein — translation MSKLRVRRALVLAGAAVALSVALSGCSAINGLLGGGPGDAERDEETGQVTESANVDVFSLKVGDCKMSSATGLIEAVDIVPCDEPHDEEVYHEFAMEDGEFSEEAIDAATEGCIGDAYTDFVGVVWDESALEVYPITPTKDTWEQMNDRVIQCVIFDSAGPVEGSLKGSKR, via the coding sequence ATGTCGAAATTGCGTGTGCGACGCGCGCTGGTTCTGGCGGGCGCGGCGGTTGCGCTTTCCGTGGCTCTCAGCGGATGCAGTGCGATCAACGGGCTCCTCGGCGGCGGGCCTGGCGATGCCGAACGCGACGAGGAGACCGGCCAGGTCACCGAGAGCGCCAACGTCGATGTGTTCTCGCTGAAAGTCGGCGACTGCAAGATGTCGAGCGCGACCGGCCTCATCGAAGCCGTCGACATCGTGCCCTGCGACGAGCCGCACGACGAGGAGGTCTATCACGAGTTCGCCATGGAGGACGGCGAATTCTCGGAAGAGGCCATCGACGCCGCAACCGAAGGATGCATCGGCGACGCGTACACCGATTTCGTCGGTGTCGTCTGGGATGAGTCGGCCCTCGAGGTCTACCCCATCACCCCGACCAAGGACACGTGGGAGCAGATGAACGACCGCGTGATCCAGTGCGTGATCTTCGACTCCGCCGGCCCTGTCGAAGGAAGCCTCAAAGGCTCGAAGCGCTGA
- a CDS encoding glucose-6-phosphate dehydrogenase assembly protein OpcA: protein MIIDLPDTNVSQVAKQLVKVREEGGAVALGRVLTLVISARNGVAEAAIDAANDASREHPMRVIVLTTGEGESRLDAQIRVGGDAGASEVVVLRAFGDAASNEESLITGLLLPDAPVVAWWPEEAPESPATSPLGRIAQRRITDAATAADVRDRLAQLGRTHAPGDTDLAWTRLTHWREQLAAVLDQPPYEEITEVEVRGASASPSTALLAAWLQMALQIPVRWSYEEPEHWQEGIKSVRLTRSSGDILLERPSPGVAVLTQPDQPHHDLHLPRRTLRECLAEELRRLDPDVLYGRVITEGWEKLGPPETGE, encoded by the coding sequence GTGATCATCGATCTTCCCGACACCAACGTCAGTCAGGTCGCCAAGCAACTCGTGAAGGTGCGCGAGGAAGGCGGAGCCGTCGCGCTTGGTCGTGTGCTCACGCTGGTCATCTCTGCCCGCAACGGCGTGGCAGAAGCGGCGATCGATGCGGCGAACGACGCGTCCCGCGAGCACCCGATGCGTGTGATCGTGCTCACCACCGGTGAGGGCGAGTCGCGCCTCGACGCACAGATCCGCGTCGGCGGCGACGCCGGCGCCAGTGAGGTCGTGGTGTTGCGCGCGTTCGGCGATGCAGCCAGCAACGAGGAGAGCCTCATCACCGGGCTGCTGCTCCCCGACGCCCCGGTCGTGGCCTGGTGGCCCGAGGAGGCGCCGGAGTCCCCCGCGACATCGCCGCTGGGTCGCATCGCGCAGCGCCGGATCACGGATGCCGCGACCGCGGCGGACGTGCGCGACCGTCTCGCCCAGCTCGGTCGCACGCACGCCCCCGGCGACACCGACTTGGCATGGACGCGCCTCACGCACTGGAGAGAGCAGCTCGCCGCTGTGCTCGATCAGCCTCCGTACGAGGAGATCACCGAGGTCGAGGTTCGCGGCGCGTCGGCCTCCCCGTCGACGGCACTGCTGGCCGCATGGCTCCAGATGGCGCTGCAGATCCCGGTCCGCTGGTCGTACGAGGAGCCCGAGCACTGGCAGGAGGGCATCAAGTCGGTCCGCCTGACACGCTCGTCCGGCGACATCCTGCTGGAGCGCCCCTCGCCCGGCGTGGCCGTTCTCACCCAGCCGGATCAGCCGCACCACGACCTGCACCTGCCGCGTCGAACGCTCCGTGAATGCCTCGCGGAGGAGCTGCGACGGCTCGACCCCGACGTCCTGTACGGTCGAGTGATCACCGAGGGCTGGGAGAAGCTGGGTCCGCCCGAGACAGGAGAGTGA